TGCCGGTGCCCTTGCGGGGTCGGGCCTCCAGGGCACCGGTCACCGAGTTGCGCAGGAAGAGCAGACCCGGCTGGCCCGAGAGCGTGGCCGCCTTGACGATCTCGCCGGTGGGCAGGGTCACCTTCGAGCCGGCGGTCACGTAGCAGCCGGCCTCCACGACGCTGTCGTCGCCGAGCGAGATGCCGATGCCCGCGTTGGCCCCGATCAGGCAGCGCTCCCCGATGCGGATGCGCTCCTTGCCGCCGCCGGAGAGGGTGCCCATGATGGACGCCCCGCCCCCGACGTCGGAGCCGTCACCGACGACGACGCCGGCGCTGATCCGGCCTTCCACCATCGAGGCGCCGAGCGTGCCGGCGTTGAAGTTGACGAAGCCCTCGTGCATGACAGTGGTGCCCGAGGCAAGGTGGGCACCGAGGCGCACCCGGTCGGCGTCGGCGATCCGCACGCCGGAGGGCACGACGTAATCGATCATGCGGGGAAACTTGTCGATCCCGTAGATCGTGAGGTGGCGGCCGGCCGAGCGCTCGATCAGGCGGAGCTCGTCGACCCAGTCCGGCGGGCAGGGCCCGGCCGAGGTCCAGGCCACGTTCGGCAGGACGGCGAAGATGCCGTCCAGGTTGATGTCGTTCGGCTGGACCTGGCGGTGGGAGAGCAGGTGCAGTCGCAGGTACGCATCCGCCGTGTCCTTCGGCGGGTCCTCCAGCGAGCCGATCTCCGTGCGGACCGTCACGGTGCGCAGCAGGGAAAGCGACCGCTCGCCGACGACCGTGACGGGTGTCTCGTCGGCCGGCGCTACGCCCAG
The window above is part of the Phytohabitans houttuyneae genome. Proteins encoded here:
- the dapD gene encoding 2,3,4,5-tetrahydropyridine-2,6-dicarboxylate N-succinyltransferase codes for the protein MQSLPAWGLGLATVTTDDQVLDAWFPAGKLGLGVAPADETPVTVVGERSLSLLRTVTVRTEIGSLEDPPKDTADAYLRLHLLSHRQVQPNDINLDGIFAVLPNVAWTSAGPCPPDWVDELRLIERSAGRHLTIYGIDKFPRMIDYVVPSGVRIADADRVRLGAHLASGTTVMHEGFVNFNAGTLGASMVEGRISAGVVVGDGSDVGGGASIMGTLSGGGKERIRIGERCLIGANAGIGISLGDDSVVEAGCYVTAGSKVTLPTGEIVKAATLSGQPGLLFLRNSVTGALEARPRKGTGIELNAALHAND